In the genome of Denticeps clupeoides chromosome 13, fDenClu1.1, whole genome shotgun sequence, one region contains:
- the tlcd1 gene encoding TLC domain-containing protein 1 — MEALQLHPGPWVAAFALAFRAVHRLLQALPLPEGVERDAFRTWKWRNLSVSLVHSLLTGPWAVGCMLMRPEMMSNIYSSFTPLSYLLVCVSSGYFVQDTFDIMFMGHARGSWEFLLHHALVIWCFLYSLFRRRYVAGAVLALFVEVNSVTLHARLLLKLAGAQGSPLYAANKVANLFTYVAFRLSAQGYITWYIVQNFSWLDHAGYFLATILLMNAMILVYFYRLLRADFFRLAQNGGPRGGAKFITD; from the exons ATGGAGGCcctgcagctgcaccccggCCCGTGGGTGGCGGCGTTCGCGCTGGCGTTCCGCGCCGTCCACCGCCTGCTGCAGGCCCTGCCGCTGCCCGAGGGCGTGGAGCGCGACGCCTTCCGGACCTGGAAGTGGCGGAACCTGTCGGTGTCACTGGTCCACTCGCTGCTCACCGGGCCCTGGGCAGTCGGCTG CATGCTCATGAGGCCTGAGATGATGTCCAACATCTACTCCTCCTTCACCCCGCTGTCCTACCTCCTCGTCTGCGTCTCCTCAG GCTACTTTGTACAGGACACGTTTGACATCATGTTCATGGGACACGCCAGAGGCTCCTGGGAGTTCTTGCTTCATCATGCTCTG GTGATCTGGTGCTTCCTGTACAGCCTGTTCCGTCGGCGCTACGTGGCGGGGGCCGTGCTGGCGCTGTTCGTGGAGGTGAACAGCGTCACCCTGCACGCCAGGCTCCTGCTGAAGCTGGCCGGCGCCCAGGGCTCCCCGCTCTACGCCGCCAACAAGGTGGCGAACCTGTTCACCTACGTGGCGTTCCGGCTCAGCGCCCAGGGCTACATCACCTGGTACATCGTGCAGAACTTCTCCTGGCTGGACCACGCCGGCTACTTCCTCGCCACCATCCTGCTCATGAACGCCATGATCCTCGTCTACTTCTACCGGCTGCTGAGGGCCGACTTCTTCCGGCTGGCGCAGAACGGAGGGCCGCGTGGCGGCGCCAAGTTCATCACGGACTGA